In Pseudomonadota bacterium, a single window of DNA contains:
- a CDS encoding YdeI/OmpD-associated family protein, producing MGNSEHGFRAKLERHQPDLPIYLMVPADVVSSLGAAATFVVEVSVNAIAIGRRSIKPWGDGQRWFMELTKPQCGRLRVDEGDEVDVTVSDAPQTPPALEAALAENKLADRWARMNASDRRMISEHIFDAKKDATRAARVDRTIAKLQESS from the coding sequence GTGGGTAATTCCGAACATGGCTTTCGCGCGAAGCTGGAACGCCATCAACCGGACCTGCCGATCTATCTGATGGTGCCGGCGGATGTCGTCTCTTCGTTGGGGGCCGCCGCGACATTTGTTGTCGAGGTCTCGGTCAACGCCATCGCGATTGGTCGTCGCTCAATCAAACCTTGGGGCGACGGACAGCGCTGGTTCATGGAACTGACCAAACCGCAATGCGGCCGGCTGAGGGTGGACGAGGGCGACGAGGTTGATGTGACGGTCTCGGATGCACCGCAGACGCCGCCAGCACTGGAAGCGGCGTTGGCGGAAAACAAGTTGGCAGACCGCTGGGCCAGAATGAACGCGTCTGACCGCCGGATGATCTCCGAACATATCTTCGACGCCAAGAAAGACGCGACCAGAGCCGCGCGCGTCGATCGCACGATCGCGAAGCTTCAGGAGAGCAGCTAA
- a CDS encoding MBL fold metallo-hydrolase, producing the protein MNPNVTTFFDPRTSSLTYVVAEPDGPACAIIDSVLDYDAPSGHTATESADKLIAFVEAEGLKVAWILDTHTHADHMTAMAYLKDRFGALTGIGAGVAQVQGNFVKLYDIADQVTADGSQFDHLFADNETFMIGAMQARVMATPGHTPGCITYVIGDAAFIGDTMFMPDSGTARCDFPDGDAAELYASIRRILELPAETRLFVCHDYQPNGRELAYEASVADHRRENIHVNDTIDEAGFVTMRTTRDATLSAPALILPAVQVNIRAGHVPAPEANGVSYLKIPIDTF; encoded by the coding sequence ATGAACCCCAACGTCACGACCTTCTTCGACCCGCGCACATCGTCGCTCACCTATGTCGTCGCCGAGCCGGACGGCCCGGCCTGTGCGATTATTGATTCAGTGCTGGACTATGATGCGCCGTCCGGCCACACCGCGACCGAAAGCGCCGACAAACTCATCGCCTTTGTCGAGGCGGAGGGTTTGAAGGTCGCGTGGATCCTCGACACCCATACCCACGCCGATCACATGACGGCGATGGCTTACCTGAAGGACCGCTTTGGCGCGCTGACCGGCATCGGCGCCGGCGTCGCGCAGGTGCAAGGCAACTTCGTCAAGCTCTACGACATCGCCGACCAAGTGACGGCCGACGGTAGCCAGTTCGACCATCTGTTCGCCGATAACGAGACGTTCATGATCGGCGCCATGCAGGCGCGCGTCATGGCGACACCCGGCCACACACCGGGCTGCATCACCTATGTGATCGGCGATGCCGCATTTATTGGCGACACGATGTTCATGCCCGACAGTGGCACGGCGCGCTGCGACTTTCCTGATGGCGATGCGGCAGAGCTATACGCTTCGATCCGCCGCATCCTTGAACTGCCAGCGGAGACCCGTTTGTTCGTCTGCCACGACTATCAGCCCAACGGGCGCGAGCTCGCCTATGAAGCCAGCGTCGCCGACCACCGCCGTGAGAACATCCACGTCAATGACACGATTGACGAGGCCGGGTTCGTCACCATGCGCACGACCCGCGACGCGACGCTCTCGGCGCCCGCGCTGATCCTGCCGGCGGTGCAGGTCAACATTCGCGCCGGCCACGTGCCGGCGCCGGAAGCCAACGGCGTCTCCTATCTCAAGATCCCCATCGACACGTTCTGA